Genomic segment of Helicobacter enhydrae:
CCTCAATTTAGACTAGGGCTTTCTTATGAGTTTGCAGATTATTTTGCACTTACCTTTGATACGGATTTGGCACCCAATCATATACTTTTTGACAACTCCCCCAAAACACAAATGATTGGAACAGGGTTTTTGATGGATTTTAGTTATATCGATTTGCGTTTTGGCGTGATGGGCGATATGGCAAACTCTTTTGCACAAGGTGCGATTCTTACTGGGGGGATCAATCTACTAGGATTTTTGGATATAGCCGCCCAAGTCTCAACAGAAATGTTTGATATCAAAGGTTACAAAGTGCCAAATTTTGTAACACTTAAGGTGGGCGGGAGCTTCACCTTTTGATTTATTAAAGTTTTTAGGGCATCATCATTACCAACTTACATAAAGGAGGTTTTGATGTTACACGAGTATAGAGAGGAAATCAAGCAGCTCAAACAGAGCAATGCACACTTTGCCAAGATTTTTGATGAGCACAATGAGCTAGATCAAAAACTAGAAAACATAGAAAAAGGGATTCTTTTTGCTACAGATACAGAAGTCAATCTGCTCAAAAAAGAGAAGCTAAAGCTCAAAGATGAAATTTATATGATGCTACAACGCTCAAAAGCCGATAGTTAATCGGCTTCCCCCTACCCCCACAATTATTCTTGGCGATTGCCAAAGATTCCAATCAACTGCAAAAGCGAAACAAAGAGATTTAAAAAATCCAAATACAAAGCAATAGCTGCATCTATCGGACTATCATACGCACCACGAATGATATTCTGCGTATCATAAGCGATAAAACCACTAAAAATCAATGCCCCTGCTCCAGCAATCACTGCCTGTAATGGCGAAGAACCCAAGAATATATTGATAATTGATCCAATAAAAATCACAATAAATGCGATAAAAAGCCATTT
This window contains:
- a CDS encoding YdcH family protein gives rise to the protein MLHEYREEIKQLKQSNAHFAKIFDEHNELDQKLENIEKGILFATDTEVNLLKKEKLKLKDEIYMMLQRSKADS